One window from the genome of Hydractinia symbiolongicarpus strain clone_291-10 chromosome 1, HSymV2.1, whole genome shotgun sequence encodes:
- the LOC130627918 gene encoding uncharacterized protein LOC130627918, with product MTGEPLKIQFREDENPVSVHKPIPVPHHWKESVKDQLDQDVNLGIVEPVPTGTPTNWCSRMITVPKNDGTDLQKLNASTKRETHYSQSPFNIVSVVPPQTKKTTLDAWNGYHSVPF from the coding sequence ATGACAGGCGAACCATTAAAAATCCAATTTCGTGAGGACGAAAACCCTGTCTCCGTTCATAAACCAATACCAGTACCACATCACTGGAAAGAATCCGTCAAAGACCAACTCGATCAAGATGTAAACTTGGGGATAGTCGAACCAGTCCCAACTGGAACACCTACAAACTGGTGTTCTCGGATGATTACCGTTCCCAAGAACGACGGCACAGATTTGCAAAAACTAAACGCATCTACCAAACGAGAAACTCATTACAGCCAATCACCCTTCAACATCGTAAGTGTAGTTCCACCGCAAACCAAAAAGACAACCCTCGACGCCTGGAACGGATACCACAGCGTTCCATTCTGA
- the LOC130639620 gene encoding uncharacterized protein LOC130639620, with protein MINMTDFCIMRDFLFVELHTSTAQRSGVSANMKLKEFEAALQQDDGRYVIKVRDHKTFHVYGHAIVILERHVFDWLSLFVNKIRSQISVCCPYVFTSWSGKHMGSGAISRQLHSLWLKAGIYALTDKLPKNLSCTILRKSASTGIREAETGFYAESAAAMSHSIQTAETHYVNRKKLNQSKQGKSFI; from the coding sequence ATGATAAACATGACAGATTTTTGCATAATGAGAGATTTCTTGTTTGTGGAGCTACATACGAGCACAGCCCAACGCTCTGGTGTTAGTGCAAACatgaaattaaaagaatttgaaGCTGCACTTCAACAGGATGATGGCCGTTATGTGATCAAAGTTAGAGATCACAAAACCTTTCACGTGTATGGGCATGCCATTGTGATACTAGAAAGACATGTGTTTGATTGGCTATCATTGTTCGTTAATAAAATACGCTCTCAAATTAGCGTTTGTTGTCCATATGTTTTTACATCATGGTCTGGTAAACATATGGGATCTGGTGCTATCAGTCGTCAGCTGCACAGTCTTTGGCTAAAGGCAGGCATTTATGCATTGACCGATAAGTTACCTAAAAATCTGAGTTGCACAATATTAAGAAAAAGTGCTAGCACTGGAATTCGAGAAGCGGAAACTGGTTTTTATGCTGAATCAGCTGCGGCAATGTCACATAGCATCCAAACTGCAGAAACGCACTATGTGAAtcgtaaaaaattaaatcaatctAAGCAAGGTAAGTCCTTCATTTAA